The proteins below are encoded in one region of Podarcis raffonei isolate rPodRaf1 chromosome 8, rPodRaf1.pri, whole genome shotgun sequence:
- the CITED4 gene encoding cbp/p300-interacting transactivator 4, with amino-acid sequence MADHMMMSMSHGVNGMQGYRIGMNGMQGPPQQHVLRTLPANHQMMQYGGPALDGGIRQRPSINGQMGHHQVPGAMMFSNPSQQQQQQQQQHQQQQQQQQQQQYLGPVGTQQLMASMHLQKLNTQYQGHPLMGMSNGPIGAGVPQYRMGPGQHLGMQHLPSPALTLNVMDTDPIDEEVLTSLVMELGLDRVQELPELFLGQNEFDFISDFVSKQQTSAISC; translated from the coding sequence ATGGCTGACCACATGATGATGTCGATGAGCCACGGGGTGAACGGGATGCAGGGCTACCGGATAGGCATGAACGGGATGCAAGGCCCTCCGCAGCAGCACGTGCTAAGGACGCTCCCAGCCAACCACCAGATGATGCAGTACGGAGGCCCTGCCCTGGACGGAGGCATAAGGCAGAGGCCCAGCATCAATGGACAGATGGGGCACCACCAGGTCCCAGGCGCCATGATGTTCAGCAATCCaagccagcaacaacaacaacaacaacaacaacaccagcagcagcagcagcagcagcaacagcaacaatatttGGGACCGGTGGGCACTCAGCAGCTCATGGCTAGCATGCACTTGCAGAAACTGAACACGCAATACCAGGGCCACCCCCTCATGGGCATGAGCAACGGGCCCATTGGGGCAGGGGTGCCGCAATACAGGATGGGACCCGGGCAGCACCTGGGGATGCAGCACCTGCCCTCTCCGGCCCTGACCTTGAACGTTATGGACACGGATCCCATCGACGAAGAGGTCTTGACGTCTCTGGTCATGGAGCTCGGCTTGGACCGGGTTCAGGAGCTGCCCGAACTCTTTCTGGGACAGAACGAGTTTGACTTCATCTCGGACTTTGTCAGCAAACAGCAGACCAGCGCTATCAGCTGTTGA